In Deinococcus maricopensis DSM 21211, one genomic interval encodes:
- a CDS encoding AAA family ATPase, with protein MRPLRLTVQGFMPFRQHADVDFSDMELYAIQGQTGSGKSALLDAMTFALYGSTPRLGARGLDALISQGERGLAVSFEFESGGETYRVARTHGRKQAEREVRFERLVDGRFVSLAENKKAQIQEHITRAVGLDYDAFTRAILLPQGQFDRFLRGSGRERQELLGALMNMEHVRRMAEYAGAKRSGLAHELAARNALLDGEYRDLSDDVIAAWDAERDAALADAERLGQDRERLNATLAHERTREGWHADLNRARARLRDLRTRTPDVQAGAQRAERARSVAGLLPLLDTLARAEEGVRRAGQAVEARTAEAQRAAAQLTAAQDAFQRADGAANLIPEWEARADALRDAERDARLLRQYGGTPDLTHTHPLAWDEDAYLRARDAATRLDVLKRERTEITAERAGLNAQATRLQTEEALQAQQLAELERVKDEGVRVKGALDAAQARLLAARERAGLAAHRAHLHVGQPCPLCEQTVRALPSGPLEDLGALTAEVSALEATRDRLRERFADLRAGTRERDARLKREHAEYTDWTAAVDAREREAQQQAATLTGDPHDDARRILTGLARTVRAAGGDPAGARRALLNQIAGARTALDAARADLSAAQTATATATATLDAARVTLGDREAERAHVHHDATAALTRLNLTADAARATALPDAEITRLEGAARTHAADLERLHAEERDLLGKLGDAPFDPAHLRQLERDLADLDGRIRAVRERAGALGEQVRAGREKLARKRDLEREAARLSRDLDTWTALTNALKTNEFQQYLLQEVEQQLLARAGELLFEISDGRYRLVLDGTEYSVQDLWNAGETRGVKTLSGGETFLASLALAIALSDYLAGTRVLGALFLDEGFGTLDPQALDAVAGALENLRTQGRMVGVITHVDSLSERLPARFLVTKSVAGSNVQKVEG; from the coding sequence ATGAGACCGCTGCGCCTCACCGTGCAGGGCTTCATGCCCTTCCGCCAGCACGCCGACGTGGACTTCAGCGACATGGAACTCTACGCCATCCAGGGCCAGACCGGCAGCGGCAAAAGCGCCCTGCTGGACGCCATGACGTTCGCGCTGTACGGCAGCACGCCCCGCCTCGGCGCGCGCGGCCTCGACGCCCTCATCAGCCAGGGTGAGCGCGGCCTCGCCGTCAGCTTCGAGTTCGAATCCGGTGGCGAAACGTACCGCGTCGCCCGCACGCACGGCCGCAAGCAGGCCGAACGCGAGGTGCGCTTCGAACGCCTCGTCGACGGCCGCTTCGTCAGCCTCGCCGAAAACAAGAAGGCGCAGATTCAGGAGCACATCACCCGCGCCGTCGGCCTCGACTACGACGCGTTCACCCGCGCGATCCTGCTCCCGCAGGGGCAGTTCGACCGCTTCCTGCGCGGCAGCGGCCGCGAACGCCAGGAACTGCTCGGCGCGCTCATGAACATGGAGCACGTGCGCCGCATGGCCGAATACGCCGGCGCGAAACGCAGCGGCCTCGCGCACGAACTCGCCGCCCGCAACGCCCTCCTCGACGGCGAGTACCGCGACCTCAGCGACGACGTGATCGCCGCGTGGGACGCCGAACGCGACGCCGCCCTCGCCGACGCCGAACGCCTCGGGCAGGACCGCGAGCGCCTGAACGCCACCCTCGCGCACGAACGCACCCGCGAAGGCTGGCACGCCGACCTAAACCGCGCCCGCGCGCGCCTCCGCGACCTCCGCACCCGCACGCCGGACGTGCAGGCCGGCGCGCAGCGCGCCGAACGCGCCCGCAGCGTCGCCGGGCTCCTGCCGCTCCTCGACACCCTCGCCCGCGCCGAAGAGGGCGTCCGCCGCGCCGGGCAGGCCGTCGAAGCGCGCACCGCCGAAGCGCAGCGCGCCGCCGCGCAGCTCACCGCCGCGCAGGACGCCTTCCAGCGCGCGGACGGCGCCGCGAACCTCATTCCCGAATGGGAAGCGCGCGCGGACGCCCTGCGCGACGCCGAACGCGACGCGCGCCTGCTCCGCCAGTACGGCGGCACCCCCGACCTCACCCACACGCACCCCCTCGCGTGGGACGAGGACGCGTACCTGCGCGCCCGCGACGCCGCCACGCGCCTCGACGTCCTCAAGCGCGAACGCACCGAAATCACCGCCGAACGCGCCGGCCTGAACGCGCAGGCGACCCGCCTGCAGACCGAAGAGGCCCTGCAGGCGCAGCAGCTCGCGGAACTCGAACGCGTCAAGGACGAGGGCGTGCGCGTCAAGGGCGCACTGGACGCGGCGCAGGCCCGTCTGCTCGCCGCGCGCGAACGCGCTGGCCTCGCCGCGCACCGCGCGCACCTGCACGTCGGCCAGCCGTGCCCGCTGTGCGAACAGACGGTCCGCGCACTCCCCAGCGGTCCCCTGGAGGACCTCGGCGCGCTCACTGCCGAGGTGAGCGCCCTCGAAGCCACCCGCGACCGCCTGCGCGAACGCTTCGCGGACCTGCGCGCCGGCACCCGCGAACGCGACGCACGCCTCAAACGCGAACACGCCGAATACACCGACTGGACTGCCGCCGTGGACGCCCGCGAACGCGAAGCGCAGCAGCAGGCCGCCACCCTCACCGGCGACCCGCACGACGACGCCCGCCGCATCCTGACCGGCCTCGCCCGCACCGTGCGCGCGGCCGGCGGTGACCCCGCCGGGGCTCGCCGCGCCCTCCTGAACCAGATTGCCGGCGCGCGCACCGCCTTGGACGCCGCCCGCGCGGACCTCAGCGCGGCGCAGACGGCCACCGCGACGGCCACCGCCACGCTCGACGCCGCCCGCGTCACCCTCGGTGACCGCGAGGCCGAACGTGCGCACGTGCACCACGACGCCACCGCCGCCCTCACTCGCCTGAACCTCACCGCCGACGCCGCCCGCGCCACCGCCCTCCCCGACGCCGAAATCACGCGCCTCGAGGGCGCCGCCCGCACGCACGCCGCCGACCTCGAGCGCCTACACGCCGAGGAACGCGACCTGCTCGGCAAACTCGGCGACGCGCCCTTCGACCCGGCCCACCTGCGGCAGCTCGAACGGGACCTCGCGGACCTCGACGGCCGCATCCGCGCCGTCCGCGAACGCGCCGGCGCCCTTGGCGAGCAGGTCCGAGCGGGCCGCGAGAAACTCGCCCGCAAACGCGACCTGGAGCGCGAAGCGGCGCGCCTGTCCCGCGACCTCGACACCTGGACGGCCCTTACGAACGCCCTGAAAACCAACGAGTTCCAGCAGTACCTGCTGCAGGAAGTCGAGCAACAGCTGCTCGCCCGCGCCGGGGAACTGCTGTTCGAGATCAGCGACGGCCGCTACCGCCTGGTGCTCGACGGTACCGAGTACAGCGTGCAGGACCTCTGGAACGCCGGTGAGACGCGCGGCGTGAAAACCCTGTCCGGCGGTGAAACGTTCCTCGCGAGCCTCGCCCTCGCCATCGCCCTGAGCGATTACCTCGCGGGCACGCGGGTGCTGGGCGCCCTGTTCCTCGACGAGGGCTTCGGCACGCTTGACCCGCAGGCCCTGGACGCCGTGGCGGGCGCCCTGGAGAACCTGCGCACGCAGGGCCGCATGGTGGGCGTCATCACGCACGTCGATAGCCTCAGTGAGCGCCTTCCCGCGCGGTTCCTCGTCACGAAAAGCGTGGCGGGCAGCAACGTCCAGAAGGTCGAAGGCTGA
- a CDS encoding PQQ-binding-like beta-propeller repeat protein, which translates to MKKQLTLALALLLGSATAATAPQVAWLKNLKVLGSISIAENGDLVYIGTDARAHRTDANGKEKWNFALGDVGRAQPIITPAGKVIIGAYDDYLIQLNAAGQVDWRVKLDGDIVASPALRADGSVLAASSSGTLWALSSTGQPLWSFKAGGGIYSSPTVAADGTIYFGAQDNQLYALTPAGGRKWAFRANSFIFSSPAVDAQGNVYFGSSDRNIYAVDANGQLRWRVPANLFVNASPIITSTGLIVVGSYDGNVYAIDKNGAVEWTYKTGAPVAAPAVELTNGDVLVGDLQGTLHAINASGRGQWTIKTGKRIDTTVAVSDAGTWYFSTNDGQLSAIQRQAPIATGEWSFYRSVPSGWGRTLTATEATNRRSRTQAAQAAARPTTPAPTPTTPAPRPTPGGTATTPAPRPTTPTPAVDPVAAATRAGRAALVRDGQVYLPLTDLVEALGARVRVTTSVTTTLEFAGRPVTLTVRSIDGRAYVPLAALTLLPDAAPAYDARARAYRLRVPGRTVSLPLDFARLLRPVYTPR; encoded by the coding sequence ATGAAGAAGCAACTCACCCTGGCGCTGGCGCTGCTGCTCGGCTCCGCCACCGCCGCCACCGCCCCGCAAGTGGCCTGGCTCAAAAACCTCAAGGTCCTCGGCTCCATCAGCATCGCTGAAAACGGCGACCTGGTGTACATCGGCACGGACGCCCGCGCCCACCGCACCGACGCGAACGGCAAGGAAAAATGGAACTTCGCGCTCGGCGACGTCGGCCGCGCGCAGCCCATCATCACGCCTGCCGGGAAGGTCATCATCGGCGCGTACGACGACTACCTCATTCAGCTGAACGCCGCCGGACAGGTCGACTGGCGCGTGAAACTCGACGGCGACATCGTCGCCAGCCCCGCCCTGCGCGCCGACGGCAGCGTCCTCGCGGCCAGCAGCAGCGGCACCCTCTGGGCGCTCAGCAGCACTGGCCAGCCCCTGTGGAGCTTCAAGGCCGGCGGCGGCATCTACAGCAGCCCCACCGTCGCGGCGGACGGCACCATCTACTTCGGCGCGCAGGACAACCAGCTGTACGCCCTCACGCCCGCCGGCGGGCGCAAGTGGGCGTTCCGCGCGAACTCCTTCATCTTCAGCAGCCCCGCCGTGGACGCCCAGGGCAACGTGTATTTCGGGTCCAGCGACCGCAACATCTACGCTGTCGACGCGAACGGTCAGCTTCGCTGGCGCGTCCCCGCAAACCTCTTCGTGAACGCCAGCCCGATCATCACCAGCACCGGCCTGATCGTCGTCGGCAGCTACGATGGCAACGTGTACGCCATCGACAAGAACGGCGCCGTCGAATGGACCTACAAGACGGGCGCGCCCGTCGCGGCGCCCGCCGTGGAACTCACGAACGGCGACGTCCTCGTGGGTGACCTGCAGGGCACCCTGCACGCCATCAACGCGAGCGGGCGCGGGCAGTGGACCATCAAGACCGGCAAACGCATCGACACGACCGTCGCCGTCAGTGACGCCGGCACGTGGTACTTCAGCACGAACGACGGGCAGCTCAGCGCCATCCAGCGCCAAGCACCCATCGCCACGGGTGAGTGGAGCTTCTACCGCAGCGTCCCCAGCGGCTGGGGCCGCACGCTCACCGCCACCGAAGCGACGAACCGCCGCAGCCGCACGCAGGCCGCGCAGGCTGCCGCGCGCCCCACCACCCCAGCGCCCACGCCCACCACGCCCGCGCCGCGCCCCACCCCGGGCGGCACCGCCACGACCCCCGCGCCGCGGCCCACCACGCCGACCCCCGCGGTTGACCCGGTGGCCGCCGCCACCCGCGCGGGCCGCGCAGCGCTCGTCCGCGACGGCCAGGTGTACCTGCCGCTCACGGACCTCGTGGAGGCCCTCGGCGCGCGCGTGCGCGTCACCACGTCCGTCACCACCACCCTGGAATTCGCTGGGCGTCCCGTGACACTCACCGTCCGCTCCATCGACGGCCGCGCGTACGTTCCGCTCGCCGCGCTCACCCTGCTGCCCGACGCGGCCCCCGCGTACGATGCGCGCGCCCGTGCGTACCGCCTGCGCGTGCCCGGCCGCACCGTCAGCCTCCCGCTCGACTTCGCGCGTCTCCTGCGCCCCGTCTACACGCCCCGCTGA
- a CDS encoding BamA/OMP85 family outer membrane protein, whose translation MRHPLTLAVTVALVAAPHAYAQTTATLDDIVVQGAPDLLANYLKVNLSTQPGAALSSVNLRQVEQDTLATGFFKTATASLTTQNGRDVLVINVTPNATISSVTVQGLTFFPVEGFKGALADRLNIAEGATLNTARIEQSKELLAQNYRAENFPFTPNISAEVKTDKDGKVSVTYVVDETAPVSRVEVSGNTLLPQDVIRDTFKPLVDNKRFTIESYRAVLDTLGRAYSDRGFAFRPENVQANLDAGVLKVTLVEPIVTNIDTSALGTVNVALKTKAGAALNFNNLNDDVRALSNATGKAVGWEAAPENNNPGRVVVRFAAANTLSGPVQQIQVSGNTVVPTADILAVVKTKVGDTAAPQLVQQDFYAIQKLYNDRGYEIAATPDAIAFENGTLTFNLREVRIAKYELQWADNKALTGERVITRELPKTGTLFNDKSFRGGIETLQRLDYLKVTNVQTRSDNPERPQDLTVVLSLAGETAGIPVTASLTYDTLVGFGGELGYSTGNFLGTGNGFGASVGANQNDAGQVWSGNINYTIPWIDIDFLDFREKRTGVSFNASSSAVGNQALTGKVVKKDANGNELKNADGTPQIQDSADTGRDYTVRNTGFGISLGRNINQFLNARVGVSTSYSTYYLEPVKDGDKPVKDSTFDYTKDEQATTLLPKSGVTTYTSGALSFDNTDRFDAPSSGVRADASAGFGVGRSGNDNLRWTQLEGGARTYFGFGRAMEGGGKQHVFAVRLNAGTILGQPGSGTRFSIGSSTPNFAYELRGYEPGSITGRNYFTASAEYRYDFGLRAGFAQGLYGVAFVDAGDAWTPGDASNAFNVNVGYGAGVQLNLNLGLNLRFDYGFSPVNNRGKFAFRIGNFW comes from the coding sequence ATGAGACACCCACTTACCCTTGCCGTCACGGTCGCGCTGGTCGCTGCGCCCCACGCGTACGCGCAGACCACCGCCACCCTCGACGACATCGTCGTGCAGGGCGCCCCCGACCTGCTCGCCAACTACCTGAAGGTCAACCTGAGCACGCAGCCCGGCGCGGCGCTGAGCAGCGTCAACCTGCGTCAGGTCGAACAGGACACGCTCGCCACCGGCTTCTTCAAGACCGCGACCGCCAGCCTCACGACGCAGAACGGCCGTGACGTCCTGGTCATCAACGTCACGCCGAACGCCACCATCAGCAGCGTGACCGTTCAGGGCCTCACATTCTTCCCCGTCGAGGGCTTCAAGGGTGCCCTCGCGGACCGCCTGAACATCGCCGAGGGCGCGACCCTCAACACCGCGCGCATCGAGCAGAGCAAGGAGCTCCTCGCGCAGAACTACCGCGCGGAGAACTTCCCGTTCACGCCGAACATCAGCGCCGAGGTGAAAACCGACAAGGACGGCAAGGTCAGCGTCACGTACGTCGTCGACGAGACCGCGCCGGTCAGCCGCGTCGAGGTGAGCGGCAACACCCTGCTGCCGCAGGACGTCATCCGCGACACCTTCAAACCGCTGGTGGACAACAAGCGCTTCACGATCGAGTCGTACCGCGCGGTCCTCGACACGCTCGGCCGCGCGTACAGCGACCGCGGGTTCGCGTTCCGCCCCGAGAACGTCCAGGCGAACCTCGACGCGGGCGTCCTGAAGGTCACGCTCGTCGAGCCGATCGTCACGAACATCGACACGTCCGCGCTCGGCACCGTGAACGTCGCCTTGAAGACCAAGGCCGGCGCGGCCCTGAACTTCAACAACCTCAACGACGACGTGCGCGCCCTCTCGAACGCCACCGGCAAGGCCGTCGGCTGGGAAGCCGCGCCCGAGAACAACAACCCGGGCCGCGTCGTGGTGCGTTTCGCCGCCGCGAACACCCTCAGCGGCCCCGTGCAGCAGATTCAGGTGAGCGGCAACACGGTCGTGCCCACCGCCGACATCCTCGCCGTCGTGAAAACCAAGGTTGGGGACACCGCCGCGCCGCAACTGGTGCAGCAGGACTTCTACGCCATCCAGAAGCTCTACAACGACCGCGGCTACGAGATTGCCGCGACGCCCGACGCGATCGCGTTCGAGAACGGCACGCTCACCTTCAACCTGCGTGAAGTGCGCATTGCGAAGTACGAGCTGCAGTGGGCGGACAACAAGGCCCTCACGGGCGAGCGCGTCATCACGCGCGAGCTGCCGAAGACCGGTACGCTCTTCAACGATAAGAGCTTCCGCGGCGGCATTGAGACGCTCCAGCGCCTTGACTACCTCAAGGTCACGAACGTCCAGACGCGCAGCGACAACCCCGAGCGTCCGCAGGACCTCACGGTCGTCCTGAGCCTCGCGGGCGAGACGGCGGGCATTCCGGTTACGGCCAGCCTCACGTACGACACGCTCGTCGGCTTCGGCGGGGAACTGGGGTACAGCACCGGTAACTTCCTCGGGACCGGCAACGGCTTCGGCGCGTCCGTGGGGGCGAACCAGAACGACGCCGGACAGGTGTGGAGCGGCAACATCAACTACACCATCCCGTGGATCGACATCGATTTCCTCGACTTCCGCGAGAAGCGCACGGGCGTGAGCTTCAACGCCAGCAGCAGCGCCGTCGGCAACCAGGCGCTCACCGGCAAGGTCGTCAAGAAGGACGCGAACGGCAATGAACTGAAGAACGCGGACGGCACCCCGCAGATTCAGGACAGCGCCGACACGGGCCGCGACTACACGGTACGCAACACCGGCTTCGGCATTTCGCTCGGGCGGAACATCAACCAGTTCCTGAACGCGCGCGTAGGCGTGTCCACCAGCTACAGCACGTACTACCTGGAGCCCGTCAAAGACGGCGACAAGCCCGTGAAGGACTCCACCTTCGACTACACCAAGGACGAGCAGGCGACCACGCTGCTGCCGAAGAGCGGCGTGACGACGTACACCAGCGGCGCGCTCAGCTTCGACAACACCGACCGGTTCGACGCGCCCAGCAGTGGCGTGCGCGCGGACGCCAGCGCCGGCTTCGGCGTGGGCCGCAGTGGGAACGACAACTTGCGCTGGACGCAGCTTGAAGGCGGCGCGCGCACCTACTTCGGGTTCGGACGGGCCATGGAAGGCGGCGGGAAGCAGCACGTCTTCGCGGTGCGCCTGAACGCCGGCACGATCCTCGGCCAGCCGGGCTCCGGCACCCGCTTCTCGATCGGGTCGAGCACGCCGAACTTCGCGTACGAGCTGCGCGGGTACGAGCCGGGGTCCATCACGGGCCGCAACTACTTCACGGCGAGCGCCGAGTACCGGTACGACTTTGGGCTGCGTGCGGGCTTCGCGCAGGGTCTGTACGGCGTGGCCTTCGTGGACGCCGGGGACGCCTGGACGCCCGGCGACGCCAGCAACGCCTTCAACGTCAACGTCGGCTACGGCGCGGGCGTGCAGCTGAACCTGAACCTCGGCCTGAACCTGCGCTTCGACTACGGGTTCAGCCCCGTGAACAACCGCGGCAAGTTCGCGTTCCGCATCGGCAACTTCTGGTGA
- a CDS encoding YggS family pyridoxal phosphate-dependent enzyme, which produces MSVPDVLRGLRAAEEAAGRAPGSARLVAITKGHSVEEITEHVLQHGTFPLGENRGQELRDKARALPGQDWHFIGPLQRNKIKYLAPVTLVHTLEVAWQAEEIARHAEAWGRAPDVLLQVSNGERQKHGVSAENLRALYDQVRQTGLNVRGLMVMAPYDDPAAARAVFADTQARAHDLGLSELSMGMSDDYPEAVRYGATLVRVGRALFQ; this is translated from the coding sequence ATGAGCGTCCCGGACGTCCTGCGCGGCCTGCGCGCCGCCGAGGAAGCCGCGGGCCGCGCGCCCGGCAGCGCCCGCCTGGTGGCCATCACGAAGGGGCATTCAGTGGAGGAGATCACCGAGCACGTGCTGCAGCACGGCACGTTCCCGCTCGGTGAGAACCGCGGTCAGGAGCTGCGCGACAAGGCGCGCGCGCTGCCCGGGCAGGACTGGCACTTCATTGGGCCGCTGCAGCGCAACAAGATCAAGTACCTCGCGCCGGTCACGCTCGTGCACACCCTGGAGGTGGCGTGGCAGGCCGAGGAGATCGCGCGGCATGCAGAGGCCTGGGGCCGCGCGCCGGACGTGCTGCTGCAGGTCAGCAACGGCGAGCGCCAGAAGCACGGCGTGTCGGCGGAAAACCTGCGGGCGTTGTACGATCAGGTGCGCCAAACAGGACTGAACGTGCGTGGATTGATGGTCATGGCCCCGTATGACGACCCGGCAGCGGCGCGCGCGGTGTTCGCGGACACGCAGGCGCGCGCGCACGATCTGGGCCTGTCGGAACTGAGCATGGGCATGAGCGACGATTACCCCGAGGCGGTGCGTTACGGTGCGACACTCGTCCGGGTGGGGAGGGCGTTATTTCAATGA
- a CDS encoding DivIVA domain-containing protein, which translates to MKLTPLDIRHQDFAGALSGYQRRDVRAFLENVSDQFEALLHEVQGQAERIRELEGQVEMYRQAEDELRRTVVAAERIGNDMKVNAQREADLLLREAHEARDRLLIETEARRVELEARHEARATELEARHGARMTDTEAQFRSRFAELEGAYQRRHHELEEGYSARRALLERTFVQRHAELTQVLAQARAEHAQFVAQFRGLVRSFAELAASHPEPDVTALPSDLSGELSVVEQPQAEPDAPEGQPQLDQQFV; encoded by the coding sequence ATGAAACTCACACCACTGGACATCCGACATCAGGACTTCGCGGGCGCGCTGAGCGGCTACCAGCGCCGTGACGTCCGCGCGTTCCTGGAGAACGTCAGCGACCAGTTCGAGGCGCTGCTGCACGAGGTGCAGGGCCAGGCCGAGCGCATCCGTGAACTGGAAGGTCAGGTGGAGATGTACCGCCAGGCCGAGGACGAGCTGCGGCGGACGGTCGTGGCGGCGGAACGCATCGGCAACGACATGAAGGTGAACGCGCAGCGCGAAGCGGACCTGCTGCTGCGCGAGGCGCACGAGGCGCGCGACCGCTTGCTTATCGAGACTGAGGCGCGGCGCGTGGAGCTGGAAGCGCGGCACGAGGCGCGGGCCACGGAGCTGGAGGCGCGCCATGGCGCGCGCATGACCGACACTGAAGCGCAGTTCCGCTCGCGGTTCGCGGAGCTGGAGGGCGCGTACCAGCGGCGTCACCATGAGCTGGAGGAAGGGTACAGTGCGCGGCGTGCGCTGCTGGAGCGGACGTTCGTGCAGCGGCACGCGGAGCTGACGCAGGTGCTGGCGCAGGCGCGCGCGGAGCACGCGCAGTTCGTGGCGCAGTTCCGCGGGCTGGTGCGGTCCTTCGCGGAACTGGCGGCGAGCCATCCGGAGCCGGACGTGACGGCGCTGCCGTCGGACCTGAGCGGGGAGCTGTCGGTGGTGGAGCAGCCGCAGGCGGAGCCGGACGCGCCCGAAGGGCAGCCGCAGCTCGATCAGCAGTTCGTGTAA
- a CDS encoding helix-turn-helix transcriptional regulator, which produces MNNRIRVLRTERGWTQADLANHLDVSRQTVNALETGRYDPSLPLAFRIARTFALPLEAIFTPDD; this is translated from the coding sequence ATGAACAACCGCATCCGCGTCCTGCGCACCGAACGCGGCTGGACCCAGGCCGACCTCGCCAACCACCTCGACGTCTCCCGACAAACCGTCAACGCCCTCGAAACCGGCAGGTACGACCCCAGCCTCCCCCTCGCCTTCCGCATCGCCCGCACCTTCGCCCTCCCCCTCGAAGCCATCTTCACCCCCGACGACTAA
- a CDS encoding ATP-binding cassette domain-containing protein, protein MLDVQHLSKTYGQHRALHDVTFAAHDGEIFGLLGPNGAGKTTLLRTLATLLTPTSGTALLNGIDITRDPERVRRMLGVVNGGMGLYDRLTGRETLRYFAGLYGLTRTQADSRIEQLNAALDLNDTLDRRAAEYSTGMRQKIVIARAVIHDPAVLILDEAASGLDILARRALLDFVQAMRAPGRLVLYSTHVMSEIEEVADRVAIIERGQLLALDTVHGILHATGQTGLERAFFHLLQQRAQETQ, encoded by the coding sequence ATGCTCGACGTCCAACACCTCAGCAAAACCTACGGCCAGCACCGCGCCCTCCACGACGTCACTTTTGCCGCCCACGACGGCGAAATCTTCGGCCTGCTCGGCCCCAACGGCGCCGGCAAAACCACCCTCCTGCGCACCCTCGCCACCCTCCTCACCCCTACCAGCGGCACCGCCCTCCTCAACGGCATCGACATCACCCGCGACCCCGAACGCGTCCGCCGCATGCTCGGCGTCGTCAACGGCGGCATGGGCCTCTACGACCGCCTCACCGGCCGCGAAACCCTCCGCTACTTCGCCGGCCTCTACGGCCTCACCCGCACGCAGGCCGACAGCCGGATCGAACAACTCAACGCCGCCCTCGACCTCAACGACACCCTCGACCGCCGCGCCGCCGAATACAGCACCGGCATGCGCCAGAAAATCGTCATCGCCCGCGCCGTCATTCACGACCCCGCCGTCCTCATCCTCGACGAAGCCGCCAGCGGCCTCGACATCCTCGCCCGCCGCGCCCTCCTCGACTTCGTCCAAGCCATGCGCGCCCCCGGCCGCCTCGTCCTGTACAGCACCCACGTCATGAGCGAAATCGAAGAAGTCGCCGACCGCGTCGCCATCATCGAACGCGGCCAGCTCCTCGCCCTCGACACCGTCCACGGCATCCTCCACGCCACCGGCCAGACCGGCCTCGAACGCGCCTTCTTCCACCTCCTCCAACAACGTGCCCAGGAGACCCAATAA
- a CDS encoding ABC transporter permease gives MRLPFIWQVTYKELLSTLRDRRTLISTILIPLLLIPLFTVGMPALLGGIIGGAQQTRQNVGIVGHDHLPPELRARLTSDVRDAKGHVIGAGINLVPVTDPLKAVQDGSFDVAISVPTALPTEAGTQNATIKLYTKTGSLKAETGASTKIRAVIDQYNQQLVARKLRTLGLNERTLTPVRTDTIDASTTAEKRSGQLAFLIPMFMVQFILAGAMATAIDSTAGEKERGTLEALLVSPVRRTEVVTGKLVATTLFALMSALFSVIGLAIAAPVARLVNGASSSADITAAFGGTLSVTPTDFLILLAMLISAALLISAILIAIAIFARSFKEAQTYIAPLTILIVLPAVALQFADFLTRNATLYAIPLINALLVILDTVKGQVVPGNAGLAILVNLAATVVVTLIAVRSFSREQVIFRN, from the coding sequence ATGCGACTCCCCTTCATCTGGCAGGTCACCTACAAAGAACTCCTCAGCACCCTCCGCGACCGCCGTACCCTCATCAGCACCATCCTCATCCCCCTGCTCCTCATTCCGCTCTTCACCGTCGGCATGCCCGCCCTGCTCGGCGGCATCATCGGCGGCGCCCAACAAACCCGCCAGAACGTCGGCATCGTCGGCCACGACCACCTCCCCCCCGAACTCCGCGCCCGCCTCACCAGCGATGTCCGCGACGCCAAAGGCCACGTCATCGGCGCCGGCATCAACCTCGTCCCCGTCACCGACCCCCTCAAAGCCGTTCAGGACGGCAGCTTCGACGTCGCCATCAGCGTCCCCACCGCCCTCCCCACCGAAGCCGGCACCCAGAACGCCACCATCAAGCTCTACACCAAAACCGGCAGCCTCAAAGCCGAAACCGGCGCCAGCACCAAAATCCGCGCCGTCATCGACCAATACAACCAGCAACTCGTCGCCCGGAAACTCCGCACGCTCGGCCTCAACGAACGCACGCTCACCCCCGTCCGCACCGACACCATCGACGCCAGCACCACCGCCGAAAAACGCAGCGGCCAACTCGCCTTCCTGATCCCCATGTTCATGGTGCAGTTCATCCTCGCCGGCGCCATGGCCACCGCCATCGACAGCACCGCCGGCGAAAAAGAACGCGGCACCCTCGAAGCCCTCCTCGTCAGCCCAGTCCGCCGCACCGAAGTCGTCACCGGCAAACTCGTCGCCACCACCCTCTTCGCCCTCATGTCCGCCCTCTTCAGCGTCATCGGCCTCGCCATCGCCGCCCCCGTCGCCCGCCTCGTGAACGGCGCCAGCAGCAGCGCCGACATCACCGCTGCGTTCGGTGGCACCCTCAGCGTCACCCCCACCGACTTCCTCATCCTCCTCGCCATGCTCATCAGCGCCGCCCTGCTCATCAGCGCCATCCTCATCGCCATCGCCATCTTCGCCCGCTCCTTCAAAGAAGCGCAGACGTACATCGCCCCCCTCACCATCCTGATCGTCCTCCCCGCCGTCGCCCTGCAATTCGCGGACTTCCTCACCCGCAACGCCACCCTCTACGCCATTCCCCTCATCAACGCTCTGCTCGTCATCCTCGACACCGTCAAAGGCCAGGTCGTTCCCGGCAACGCCGGCCTCGCCATCCTCGTGAACCTTGCCGCCACTGTCGTCGTCACCCTCATCGCCGTGCGCAGCTTCAGCCGCGAACAGGTCATCTTCCGCAACTAA